One segment of Polaribacter huanghezhanensis DNA contains the following:
- a CDS encoding low molecular weight protein-tyrosine-phosphatase, with protein MRILMVCLGNICRSPLAEGILQSKVNTAIKVDSAGTAAYHVGELPDKRSIAVAKKYGIDLTNQRARKFTVKYFDTFDLIYAMDESNYQNILALSRDKDDEQKVSMILNEVHPSSNEDVPDPYYGGNDGFENVYQMLDEACTIIADKIK; from the coding sequence GAATTTTAATGGTTTGCTTGGGAAACATTTGTCGTTCTCCATTGGCGGAAGGTATTTTACAATCAAAAGTAAATACTGCTATAAAAGTTGATTCTGCCGGAACAGCAGCATACCATGTTGGCGAATTACCAGATAAGCGTTCTATTGCGGTTGCAAAAAAATACGGAATTGATTTAACAAATCAACGTGCAAGAAAATTTACAGTAAAATATTTTGATACTTTTGACTTGATTTATGCGATGGATGAAAGTAATTATCAGAATATTTTAGCGTTATCGAGAGATAAAGATGATGAACAAAAAGTAAGCATGATTTTAAATGAAGTTCATCCAAGTTCAAATGAAGATGTTCCAGATCCATATTATGGAGGAAACGATGGTTTTGAAAATGTATATCAAATGCTAGATGAAGCTTGTACAATTATTGCTGATAAAATTAAATAA
- a CDS encoding SAM-dependent methyltransferase: MKGKLYLIPTTLGDNEPLEVMPISVKKVIEEIDYFIVENEKTARRFIKKITPKKSQSSLTIMLLDKYAEELETNAYLDVCSEGISVGLLSEAGVPAVADPGATIVKLAHDKDIQVVPLVGPSSILMAMMSSGMNGQSFAFNGYLPIDKSERKKAIKELEKLSKDKDQSQIFIETPYRNEKLLTDLKATLTPTTNLCVAADITLSTEYIKTKEVRAWKSEHPDLHKRPAIFIIHKEH, translated from the coding sequence ATGAAAGGTAAATTATATTTAATTCCAACTACTTTAGGTGATAACGAGCCGTTAGAAGTAATGCCAATTTCTGTAAAGAAAGTCATAGAAGAAATTGATTATTTTATTGTTGAAAATGAGAAAACAGCGAGACGATTTATTAAAAAAATTACACCAAAAAAATCGCAATCTTCATTAACAATTATGTTACTAGATAAATACGCAGAAGAACTTGAAACAAATGCGTATTTAGATGTTTGTAGTGAAGGAATTTCTGTTGGATTATTGTCAGAAGCTGGAGTTCCGGCTGTTGCAGATCCAGGAGCAACCATCGTTAAGTTGGCACATGATAAAGATATTCAGGTGGTTCCGTTGGTTGGACCTTCATCCATTTTAATGGCGATGATGAGTTCTGGAATGAACGGACAAAGTTTTGCATTTAACGGGTATTTACCAATTGATAAATCCGAAAGAAAAAAAGCAATTAAAGAATTAGAAAAATTATCTAAAGATAAAGATCAATCTCAGATTTTTATAGAAACTCCTTATCGAAACGAAAAATTATTGACAGATTTAAAAGCCACATTAACACCCACTACAAATTTATGTGTTGCGGCAGATATTACATTGTCAACAGAATACATTAAGACAAAAGAAGTACGAGCTTGGAAAAGTGAACATCCAGATTTACACAAAAGACCAGCAATTTTTATCATCCATAAAGAACATTAA